From the Lathyrus oleraceus cultivar Zhongwan6 chromosome 4, CAAS_Psat_ZW6_1.0, whole genome shotgun sequence genome, one window contains:
- the LOC127073503 gene encoding uncharacterized protein LOC127073503 isoform X2, with translation MSWLFNSNHPNPESSNLHPAVINSSPPPLSTAVDHGVKDDLSIIFRGVANFLAPPPSSSSSSSSGESTAPSSKTLTGIRNDLVEIGGSFRSSLSLLSPRKAVTGISKLASQLLLPERDHEEVDGGAVPGATEDVVRFVKEISTRPECWTEFPFPLHNDCSLSNSQREHALAIEQLVPEFVTLRMNLCSYMNVEKFWMIYFLLILPRLNQHDFECLSTPKIVEARDVLLRKLEERNDTHAGECEKSGTMDTHQEGREDSGTESITFDQNQMLTDATSAIKGLEIDDTINSEKWLTDTDIDATSLTSCTKHQEDISFSDLEEYGSYSSDNRLSSHGEVFRGSSPEGSSGWVQLHENKRGGRPKAIRSKGKDSEDESNDWLAVDEFH, from the exons atgtcTTGGCTCTTCAATTCCAACCACCCTAATCCAGAATCTTCCAATCTTCACCCCGCCGTCATCAATTCCTCTCCGCCGCCGCTCTCCACCGCCGTCGATCACGGCGTCAAGGATGACCTATCAATTATTTTCCGCGGCGTCGCCAACTTCCTCGCTCCacctccttcttcttcttcctcctcTTCTTCCGGCGAGTCCACCGCACCATCTTCGAAAACTCTCACTGGAATCCGGAACGATCTCGTGGAGATCGGAGGAAGTTTCCGAAGCTCACTCTCACTTCTCTCCCCGAGAAAAGCCGTTACCGGAATCTCCAAGTTAGCTTCTCAATTGTTGCTCCCCGAGCGCGATCATGAAGAGGTTGACGGTGGCGCTGTCCCTGGAGCGACGGAGGATGTTGTTCGTTTCGTGAAGGAAATTTCCACTCGGCCTGAGTGTTGGACTGAATTCCCCTTTCCACTCCATAATG ATTGCAGCCTTTCCAATTCTCAGAGAGAACATGCACTGGCTATAGAACAACTGGTGCCTGAATTTGTTACACTTAGAATGAACCTTTGCAGTTACATGAATGTGGAAAAGTTTTGGATGATCTATTTTTTGTTAATACTTCCAAGACTTAATCAGCATGACTTCGAATGCCTATCGACCCCAAAG attgttgaagcaagagaTGTTCTCCTACGGAAACTTGAAGAGAGGAACGATACACATGCTGGAGAATGCGAAAAATCAGGTACTATGGATACACATCAAGAGGGTAGGGAAGACAGTGGAACAGAAAGTATCACATTTGATCAAAACCAAATGTTGACCGACGCCACAAGTGCAATAAAGGGTTTAGAAATTGATGACACGATCAATAGTGAAAAATGGCTGACAGATACAGATATTGATGCTACTTCGTTGACTTCCTGTACAAAGCATCAAGAAGACATCTCATTCAGTGACTTGGAGGAATATGGAAGTTATAGCTCTGATAATAGGCTATCAAGCCACGGGGAGGTCTTCAGGGGTTCATCACCCGAAGGTTCAAGTGGCTGGGTTCAGCTACACGAAAACAAGAGAGGTGGCCGGCCGA
- the LOC127073503 gene encoding uncharacterized protein LOC127073503 isoform X1, which produces MSWLFNSNHPNPESSNLHPAVINSSPPPLSTAVDHGVKDDLSIIFRGVANFLAPPPSSSSSSSSGESTAPSSKTLTGIRNDLVEIGGSFRSSLSLLSPRKAVTGISKLASQLLLPERDHEEVDGGAVPGATEDVVRFVKEISTRPECWTEFPFPLHNADCSLSNSQREHALAIEQLVPEFVTLRMNLCSYMNVEKFWMIYFLLILPRLNQHDFECLSTPKIVEARDVLLRKLEERNDTHAGECEKSGTMDTHQEGREDSGTESITFDQNQMLTDATSAIKGLEIDDTINSEKWLTDTDIDATSLTSCTKHQEDISFSDLEEYGSYSSDNRLSSHGEVFRGSSPEGSSGWVQLHENKRGGRPKAIRSKGKDSEDESNDWLAVDEFH; this is translated from the exons atgtcTTGGCTCTTCAATTCCAACCACCCTAATCCAGAATCTTCCAATCTTCACCCCGCCGTCATCAATTCCTCTCCGCCGCCGCTCTCCACCGCCGTCGATCACGGCGTCAAGGATGACCTATCAATTATTTTCCGCGGCGTCGCCAACTTCCTCGCTCCacctccttcttcttcttcctcctcTTCTTCCGGCGAGTCCACCGCACCATCTTCGAAAACTCTCACTGGAATCCGGAACGATCTCGTGGAGATCGGAGGAAGTTTCCGAAGCTCACTCTCACTTCTCTCCCCGAGAAAAGCCGTTACCGGAATCTCCAAGTTAGCTTCTCAATTGTTGCTCCCCGAGCGCGATCATGAAGAGGTTGACGGTGGCGCTGTCCCTGGAGCGACGGAGGATGTTGTTCGTTTCGTGAAGGAAATTTCCACTCGGCCTGAGTGTTGGACTGAATTCCCCTTTCCACTCCATAATG CAGATTGCAGCCTTTCCAATTCTCAGAGAGAACATGCACTGGCTATAGAACAACTGGTGCCTGAATTTGTTACACTTAGAATGAACCTTTGCAGTTACATGAATGTGGAAAAGTTTTGGATGATCTATTTTTTGTTAATACTTCCAAGACTTAATCAGCATGACTTCGAATGCCTATCGACCCCAAAG attgttgaagcaagagaTGTTCTCCTACGGAAACTTGAAGAGAGGAACGATACACATGCTGGAGAATGCGAAAAATCAGGTACTATGGATACACATCAAGAGGGTAGGGAAGACAGTGGAACAGAAAGTATCACATTTGATCAAAACCAAATGTTGACCGACGCCACAAGTGCAATAAAGGGTTTAGAAATTGATGACACGATCAATAGTGAAAAATGGCTGACAGATACAGATATTGATGCTACTTCGTTGACTTCCTGTACAAAGCATCAAGAAGACATCTCATTCAGTGACTTGGAGGAATATGGAAGTTATAGCTCTGATAATAGGCTATCAAGCCACGGGGAGGTCTTCAGGGGTTCATCACCCGAAGGTTCAAGTGGCTGGGTTCAGCTACACGAAAACAAGAGAGGTGGCCGGCCGA